One segment of Rhodothermus bifroesti DNA contains the following:
- a CDS encoding TonB-dependent receptor domain-containing protein, which yields MLFVLSPVWVAYAQQGVIRGQVIDRDTREGLPGANIVVQGTTLGAATDIEGRYEIANVPAGTYTVSVSYVGYRSAQQQVSVAAGATVTLNFLLEPDVRGLEEIVVTGVASRTAKAIAPLAVSRINTADLEVVGQYSSVSQLISGKVAGLQIVNPSGNLGGGFRFFMRSGGGLYGTGQPVVYIDGVRVTNIEIGGFGVGGQQYSTLAGLNPEDIESIEVIKGPAGGALYGTSGQNGVILITTKRARRLANALQVDYRSTFGYNTQARKYDPDIYITADAANALFRRGPIQDHALSIQGTAGWTRYYTSLDLRREEGHLPSNALNRRAFRANFDAYPSDRVTVRVSSAFSLTENDRPQNDNNIFGYLGNTLLTPITWYFTDSAAVRAIENKFRENRFVGSIEMIWSPIAQLELRGVMGYDGLDTRNDATYPPIYRYSGRVRGERNIYQLSRNQFNYDLSVRYSYTLPNQIRATTITGTQAFIVTQRTFWVTKQNFGSELVKNIGSGLDFINANEGFTNAREAGVFLQQEFNWQDKLFLSGGFRWDFASAYGRDAGDIFYPRADLSARLDQLGFLPGFFNQFNLFKARIAYGESGALPGLLDGQPLLWAPTPPSGYGVGLVVSRFGNTAIKPERTREIELGLDFEFRGGHGVELTYYRQYTSNSIVTFLLPPSGGTGVNSGGIPRNVGRIDGWGLETAAYANPIRTRNVQLSLNATFTWQDNKVRSLGGSSPIFDAFSFTVIDEGLRRNTFYVPKIKGPRYDNQGRFAGVELENNGERFDHGTPIPRYTGAIGMNLRLFRVLTLTANSRYALGHKVLNYTLAFTSRTGDFMNHREYLELRRKLGLSIGQNVPRELWEPITPLTPGTPEYQQAAERYVRLLGTNNEVENYIEPGDFWKLDEVAISLDATSWLRRLTRFPGLRSFVITAAGRNLLIATKYRNPDPEVNFNGGITTTNGQDFLTLPGPRVYTLGVRIGL from the coding sequence ATGCTCTTCGTTTTATCGCCAGTGTGGGTAGCCTATGCGCAGCAGGGTGTCATTCGGGGTCAGGTGATAGACCGGGATACCCGTGAAGGGTTACCGGGAGCCAACATTGTGGTGCAGGGGACCACACTGGGTGCAGCTACGGATATTGAGGGGCGCTATGAGATCGCAAACGTACCCGCAGGGACCTATACCGTATCGGTTTCCTATGTAGGGTACCGCTCAGCGCAGCAGCAAGTCAGTGTTGCCGCAGGCGCTACAGTAACGCTGAACTTTTTGCTGGAGCCTGACGTCCGGGGCTTAGAAGAAATTGTGGTTACGGGCGTCGCTTCTCGTACAGCCAAAGCTATTGCGCCGCTGGCCGTCTCGCGGATTAACACGGCCGATCTAGAGGTGGTGGGACAGTACAGCTCGGTCTCACAACTCATTAGTGGTAAAGTGGCTGGACTGCAGATTGTGAACCCTTCGGGTAACCTGGGCGGTGGCTTTCGGTTTTTCATGCGTTCGGGTGGTGGGCTCTACGGTACCGGCCAGCCTGTGGTTTACATCGATGGGGTACGCGTCACCAATATCGAAATCGGTGGCTTTGGCGTTGGTGGCCAGCAATATTCTACCTTAGCTGGCTTGAATCCTGAAGATATCGAGTCGATCGAGGTCATCAAGGGTCCAGCAGGCGGTGCGCTCTACGGTACCAGTGGCCAAAACGGCGTCATCCTCATTACAACGAAGCGGGCTCGCCGGCTTGCTAACGCGTTGCAGGTAGACTACCGTTCGACGTTTGGCTACAATACGCAGGCCCGCAAATACGATCCTGACATCTACATAACTGCTGATGCGGCCAATGCGCTGTTCCGGCGCGGGCCCATCCAGGATCACGCTCTATCCATCCAGGGCACAGCGGGCTGGACGCGCTACTACACTTCGCTGGACCTCCGTCGGGAAGAAGGACACTTGCCCAGCAATGCATTGAATCGGCGGGCCTTTCGGGCCAACTTCGATGCCTATCCTTCGGATAGGGTCACGGTGCGGGTAAGCTCGGCTTTCTCGCTGACCGAAAACGATCGCCCCCAAAATGACAACAACATTTTCGGCTATTTGGGCAACACGCTGCTAACGCCGATCACATGGTATTTCACCGATAGCGCTGCTGTTCGGGCAATCGAAAACAAATTCCGCGAAAACCGCTTTGTGGGCTCCATCGAAATGATCTGGTCTCCGATTGCCCAACTAGAGCTGCGTGGCGTGATGGGCTACGATGGGCTCGACACGCGCAACGATGCCACCTATCCGCCTATCTACAGGTATAGCGGACGGGTTCGCGGCGAGCGTAACATCTACCAGCTGAGCCGTAACCAGTTTAACTACGACCTCAGCGTGCGTTATAGCTATACCTTGCCGAACCAAATTCGCGCGACCACCATTACGGGTACGCAAGCGTTCATTGTGACGCAGCGTACGTTCTGGGTGACGAAGCAAAACTTTGGCTCGGAGCTGGTGAAAAACATTGGCTCGGGGCTTGATTTTATCAACGCCAACGAAGGCTTTACCAACGCGCGCGAGGCTGGCGTTTTCCTGCAGCAGGAGTTCAACTGGCAAGACAAGCTCTTCCTGTCGGGTGGTTTTCGCTGGGACTTTGCAAGTGCCTATGGTCGTGATGCGGGCGATATCTTCTATCCCCGGGCAGACCTGTCGGCACGCCTTGATCAGTTAGGCTTCCTGCCCGGCTTTTTTAACCAGTTTAACCTCTTCAAGGCCCGTATTGCTTATGGAGAATCGGGCGCGCTGCCTGGCCTTCTGGACGGTCAGCCGCTTTTGTGGGCGCCTACACCCCCGTCGGGGTATGGCGTGGGGCTGGTCGTAAGCCGCTTTGGCAACACGGCCATCAAGCCAGAGCGCACACGTGAGATTGAATTGGGCCTTGACTTTGAGTTCCGGGGTGGGCATGGCGTGGAGCTAACCTATTATCGCCAATACACCTCAAATTCGATTGTGACCTTCCTGCTGCCACCTTCTGGGGGCACAGGCGTGAACTCAGGAGGTATTCCCCGGAACGTAGGCCGCATCGATGGATGGGGACTAGAAACAGCAGCCTATGCTAACCCCATTCGCACACGCAATGTGCAGCTTTCCCTGAATGCTACCTTTACCTGGCAGGACAACAAAGTAAGAAGCCTAGGCGGCTCGTCGCCCATCTTCGATGCCTTTAGCTTCACGGTGATCGACGAAGGACTGCGGCGCAATACGTTCTACGTGCCGAAAATCAAAGGCCCCCGCTATGATAATCAAGGCCGTTTCGCTGGGGTAGAGTTGGAGAACAACGGGGAACGCTTCGATCATGGAACTCCCATTCCACGGTATACGGGTGCCATTGGAATGAACTTGCGCCTGTTCCGGGTGCTTACACTGACGGCCAACTCCCGCTATGCGCTTGGGCATAAGGTGCTCAACTATACGCTGGCGTTTACCTCGCGCACGGGCGACTTCATGAACCACCGGGAATACCTAGAGCTGCGCCGCAAGCTGGGCTTATCGATTGGCCAAAATGTCCCGCGGGAGCTCTGGGAGCCTATTACACCGCTGACACCCGGAACGCCTGAATACCAGCAAGCGGCTGAACGGTACGTACGCCTGCTGGGGACCAACAACGAGGTGGAAAACTACATCGAGCCTGGAGATTTCTGGAAGCTCGACGAGGTGGCCATCAGCCTGGATGCTACCTCGTGGTTGCGTCGCCTGACGCGCTTCCCGGGGCTGCGGTCTTTTGTGATAACCGCCGCAGGACGCAATCTGCTGATTGCGACCAAGTATCGCAATCCTGATCCTGAGGTCAACTTTAATGGTGGGATTACCACCACCAACGGTCAGGACTTCCTGACGTTGCCTGGACCGCGTGTCTATACCTTAGGGGTACGCATTGGGTTATAA
- a CDS encoding RagB/SusD family nutrient uptake outer membrane protein, translating to MKRYIAPIAAWILVAVGLSFTGGCSNFVQDIEPPIDEVQDQFLDESQIPYEIIGLQQQFGQGYGQSAMLGDLLSDQCFFDTRVQNATFPTYANIDQGNPLRDNNSTTAAMLPLGRAYYISKDLIERVNRIGTFQDESLRQQALYNAYLYGGLVRFTWASYYGLGPDQGGGFDEGGGPFVPSAQLYDRAVALWTEALQYANEVQQRTLYSLIARAHLYNGKYAQARDAAQRGMRPGDAPFVARYSTQDNNPWYFGGGRGRTQIVVADRFQAYLAADPAEASRIPIERAPSAAGTVFYRQAKYPDRESSLPIITWQENHLMLAELALRLDNDATRALTLVNEVRASRNLSPLSAVDLDVIYVERDKELFVQGQRLMDQRRFNRWHLPAGTWKYLEITERERLSNPNLGG from the coding sequence ATGAAACGATATATTGCTCCCATAGCCGCCTGGATTCTGGTGGCCGTAGGACTGAGCTTTACAGGGGGGTGCAGCAACTTTGTGCAAGACATTGAGCCCCCTATCGATGAAGTCCAGGACCAATTCTTGGACGAAAGCCAGATTCCCTACGAAATCATTGGCTTGCAGCAGCAGTTTGGGCAGGGGTATGGGCAGTCGGCCATGCTAGGGGATCTGCTCTCGGATCAGTGCTTTTTTGACACCCGCGTGCAGAATGCCACGTTCCCTACCTATGCCAATATCGATCAGGGCAACCCCTTGCGGGATAACAACTCGACCACAGCAGCAATGCTGCCGCTGGGGCGGGCTTACTATATCTCTAAGGACCTGATCGAACGGGTAAATCGGATTGGGACGTTCCAGGACGAGTCGCTGCGGCAACAAGCGCTCTACAATGCCTACCTGTACGGTGGCCTAGTGCGCTTCACCTGGGCTTCCTACTATGGCCTGGGCCCAGACCAGGGAGGGGGATTTGATGAAGGGGGAGGACCTTTTGTCCCCAGTGCCCAGCTGTATGACCGGGCTGTAGCGCTCTGGACCGAGGCGTTGCAATACGCTAATGAGGTGCAGCAGCGGACGCTTTACTCCCTGATTGCCCGTGCGCATTTGTACAACGGTAAGTATGCCCAAGCCCGTGACGCAGCGCAGCGAGGAATGCGGCCTGGGGATGCCCCGTTTGTAGCGCGCTACTCTACGCAGGACAATAACCCCTGGTATTTTGGAGGTGGGCGTGGGCGAACGCAGATTGTGGTGGCCGACCGTTTCCAGGCCTATTTGGCAGCAGATCCTGCGGAGGCCTCCCGTATTCCTATTGAACGGGCTCCATCAGCTGCAGGCACTGTTTTCTACCGCCAAGCCAAGTATCCGGACCGGGAATCGAGCTTACCGATCATCACGTGGCAGGAAAACCACCTGATGCTGGCTGAGTTGGCCCTGCGTCTGGATAACGATGCTACGAGGGCCCTTACGCTGGTCAACGAGGTGCGGGCTTCCCGCAACCTGAGCCCCTTGAGTGCTGTAGACCTCGACGTTATTTATGTAGAGCGTGACAAAGAGCTGTTTGTGCAAGGTCAGCGGCTCATGGACCAGCGGCGTTTTAACCGGTGGCATTTGCCGGCGGGCACTTGGAAATACCTAGAGATCACGGAGCGTGAGCGCTTAAGCAATCCCAACTTAGGCGGATAA
- a CDS encoding GWxTD domain-containing protein, translated as MVRWISWGMLWISLLPRAQAQEPQKELAVAEGPTREERLAWLEAADRYIRDVFTRQDRLQYPEAAQRYLRMLTLLDDSLTEAEARILAPHVQALEAIYPDARRSLSGAALQRWWQWQDPRPATPRNERLEEHLERWAYAIRHYSVGGKLDDRGLVYVCYGPPSRKTSVRLDHARYRQQVLDREPTLSLSGFPENEFWVYAHLHKDLHFLFVRKGAEGYRIGTSEELIPRGLYQSPRRVMALLRTLEEIYRQLSIYHIDYGMLYDELATYITAVESRIPRPELPSAVAFAQGILSKVQQQDLTVRERQQALRPPFYSNVLEEVDTLAIQLRIARFLNPDGVTRTEVYWSGPVATFRLSKAQQRRLERQGVDPAQAAYVLESSLLQYDADYRITAPAKFYYRLTAAALEQLQGWLAPQRYVVESPRDLYHLAFEVDQYATLPHRFSPEQAILVKLFAIRLDSLRALKADPELLEMSDLLPLWYDAAASDTLPGRPYPFVQLSPEVPLALYFEVYHLRLGAGERTRYEVAYEVRRRAEGGLLRRGELVQIGSRTVYEGTSRKAREYIVLDLQTWKDMRSVEVVVRVRDLHSGQEVWRAINFELIS; from the coding sequence ATGGTGCGCTGGATAAGCTGGGGCATGCTTTGGATTAGCTTGCTGCCTAGAGCACAGGCGCAAGAGCCCCAGAAAGAACTGGCGGTAGCCGAGGGTCCAACACGCGAAGAACGGCTGGCTTGGCTGGAAGCTGCCGATCGGTACATTCGTGATGTCTTTACGCGTCAGGACCGGCTGCAGTATCCGGAGGCTGCGCAGCGCTACCTACGCATGCTGACACTGCTGGACGATTCGCTCACGGAGGCGGAAGCGCGTATTCTTGCCCCACATGTGCAAGCCCTAGAGGCCATTTATCCAGATGCGCGGCGTAGTCTTTCTGGCGCTGCTTTGCAGCGTTGGTGGCAATGGCAAGATCCGCGGCCGGCTACGCCACGAAATGAGCGTTTGGAAGAGCATCTGGAGCGTTGGGCTTATGCGATACGTCACTACAGCGTAGGGGGTAAATTGGATGATCGGGGGCTTGTGTACGTTTGCTACGGCCCTCCTAGCCGAAAAACGTCCGTTCGTTTAGACCATGCCCGCTACCGACAGCAGGTTTTGGATCGGGAGCCTACACTAAGCCTAAGCGGATTCCCAGAAAACGAATTCTGGGTTTATGCTCACCTTCATAAAGACCTGCATTTCCTTTTTGTCCGGAAGGGGGCTGAGGGTTATCGCATCGGGACTTCTGAGGAGCTCATTCCGCGCGGCCTCTACCAAAGTCCGCGGCGCGTTATGGCCCTGCTGCGCACGCTAGAAGAGATTTACCGACAGCTTTCGATCTATCACATTGACTATGGGATGCTCTATGACGAACTCGCCACCTATATTACTGCCGTAGAAAGTCGCATTCCACGGCCTGAATTGCCCTCGGCCGTTGCTTTTGCTCAGGGCATACTTTCTAAAGTCCAGCAGCAAGACCTTACGGTACGTGAGCGCCAGCAAGCATTGCGCCCGCCTTTTTATTCGAACGTGCTCGAGGAAGTCGATACCTTAGCGATTCAGCTTCGCATAGCCCGTTTTCTCAATCCCGATGGAGTAACGCGCACCGAGGTTTACTGGTCTGGTCCAGTGGCGACATTTCGTTTGTCAAAAGCGCAGCAGCGGCGACTAGAGCGGCAGGGCGTCGATCCTGCGCAAGCGGCCTATGTGTTGGAAAGTTCGCTTTTGCAGTATGATGCCGATTACCGCATCACTGCTCCGGCCAAGTTTTATTATCGTTTAACTGCTGCAGCCCTTGAGCAGCTGCAGGGCTGGCTGGCACCTCAGCGCTACGTGGTAGAAAGCCCGCGTGATCTATATCATCTGGCCTTTGAAGTGGATCAATACGCGACGTTGCCCCATCGTTTTTCGCCTGAACAAGCTATTCTGGTAAAGCTTTTTGCAATCCGCTTGGATTCGCTAAGGGCACTTAAGGCCGATCCGGAGCTTTTGGAGATGAGCGATTTGCTTCCCCTCTGGTATGATGCTGCAGCAAGCGACACGTTGCCTGGGCGGCCCTATCCATTTGTGCAGCTAAGCCCAGAGGTGCCGCTAGCGCTGTATTTTGAGGTATATCATTTACGGCTTGGAGCAGGGGAGCGTACGCGCTATGAGGTTGCCTATGAAGTGCGGCGTCGGGCAGAAGGTGGGCTGTTGCGGCGAGGTGAACTCGTACAGATAGGTTCACGGACCGTTTATGAAGGGACAAGCCGCAAGGCACGAGAGTATATTGTTTTGGATTTACAGACCTGGAAAGATATGCGGTCGGTAGAGGTAGTTGTTCGGGTTCGGGATTTGCATTCAGGTCAGGAAGTATGGCGCGCCATCAATTTCGAGCTGATCTCGTAA